From a single Sporosarcina oncorhynchi genomic region:
- the tnpB gene encoding IS66 family insertion sequence element accessory protein TnpB (TnpB, as the term is used for proteins encoded by IS66 family insertion elements, is considered an accessory protein, since TnpC, encoded by a neighboring gene, is a DDE family transposase.) — MKQDFTSVQNIYIVCGKTDMRKGIDGLATLIQDSFEMDPYSDSIYLFSGTSKDRYKCLYFDGDGFAMLYKRLDNGKLQWPRDENEFVTFHRRNSAGY, encoded by the coding sequence ATGAAGCAAGATTTTACTAGCGTGCAGAATATCTATATCGTTTGCGGCAAGACTGATATGCGAAAAGGTATTGATGGTCTAGCTACACTTATTCAGGACTCCTTTGAAATGGATCCATATAGCGATTCCATCTACTTATTTTCTGGAACGAGCAAAGATCGCTATAAATGTTTGTATTTTGATGGGGATGGCTTCGCCATGCTTTATAAAAGATTGGATAACGGGAAACTGCAATGGCCAAGAGACGAAAATGAGTTCGTAACCTTTCACAGAAGGAACTCCGCTGGCTATTAG
- a CDS encoding IS4 family transposase — protein sequence MINQKPCNFQMPNEAEAAFKELEITKHLREAGISKSFGFTCSYLFRLVFCLIFQQRNWFSLLQSKRAGDLPGKDTVYRFLDQSTFNWRRFLLSLSSSAIRKVDRLTGQDRRKVLIVDDSAYRRDRSKKVELLARLYDHASGGYYKGFKMLTLGWSDGMTFLPVDFTLQSSKKTENGIAEKLDKRTSGYKRRKEAIEKSTDLLPQMVRRALHAGIEAEFLLMDSWFTMPALIKNVLAEGIGVIGMVKKNKTRYFVEGKPVDLTGLYQLARRQEGQFGILRSILCELSDGIQVKMVFVQNKNKKSDWLAILSTDCTLSEKEIIKIYGMRWDIEVFFKTAKSLLNLAKEFQVRSYGSLIGHTTIVFTRFIVLSWQHRNEADPRTLGGLFYELCDEIDYLDWACALQELIGFLKDALKKTGRQTRNLIQKQVLHWMEGLPCYIRAYLPISLCES from the coding sequence ATGATAAACCAAAAACCATGTAACTTTCAAATGCCAAACGAAGCAGAAGCTGCATTTAAAGAACTAGAAATTACGAAGCATTTACGAGAAGCCGGTATTTCTAAATCCTTCGGATTTACCTGTTCCTATCTTTTTAGACTCGTATTCTGCCTGATTTTTCAGCAACGGAACTGGTTCTCGCTCCTGCAGTCCAAACGGGCGGGGGATCTGCCCGGCAAAGATACCGTCTACCGTTTCCTCGATCAGTCTACCTTCAATTGGCGTCGGTTCCTTTTGTCGCTCAGCAGTTCGGCGATTCGCAAAGTCGACCGGTTGACAGGACAGGACCGACGAAAAGTCCTGATTGTAGATGATTCCGCATACCGTCGAGATCGAAGTAAGAAAGTGGAACTACTCGCCAGGCTGTATGACCATGCATCGGGTGGCTATTACAAAGGATTTAAGATGCTTACTTTGGGTTGGTCAGATGGCATGACCTTCCTACCTGTCGATTTTACGCTTCAGAGTTCTAAGAAGACGGAAAATGGGATAGCAGAAAAACTGGACAAGCGGACTTCCGGTTATAAACGTCGGAAAGAAGCCATTGAGAAATCAACAGATTTACTCCCCCAAATGGTCCGAAGAGCATTACATGCAGGTATCGAAGCAGAATTCCTGTTGATGGATTCCTGGTTCACCATGCCTGCGCTGATTAAGAATGTTCTAGCCGAAGGAATCGGTGTCATTGGGATGGTCAAAAAGAACAAGACCCGGTACTTTGTGGAAGGGAAACCTGTCGATTTGACTGGACTCTATCAACTGGCACGCCGTCAAGAAGGGCAGTTTGGCATCCTCCGTTCAATCTTGTGCGAGCTTTCCGACGGCATCCAAGTAAAAATGGTCTTTGTACAGAATAAGAATAAGAAAAGCGACTGGTTAGCCATCCTCTCTACAGACTGTACGCTTTCCGAAAAGGAGATTATCAAAATCTATGGTATGCGATGGGACATCGAGGTCTTCTTCAAGACGGCCAAATCACTGCTGAATCTGGCCAAGGAGTTCCAGGTTCGGTCGTATGGCAGTTTGATTGGTCACACAACCATCGTATTCACACGATTTATCGTCCTCTCCTGGCAACACCGCAATGAAGCAGATCCCCGGACACTTGGCGGGCTGTTCTACGAACTATGTGATGAAATTGATTACCTCGACTGGGCGTGCGCATTGCAGGAATTGATCGGGTTTCTTAAAGACGCACTAAAGAAGACGGGAAGACAAACCAGAAACTTGATTCAAAAACAAGTCCTGCATTGGATGGAAGGTTTGCCTTGTTATATCAGGGCTTATTTGCCGATTTCACTCTGCGAAAGTTGA
- a CDS encoding aspartyl-tRNA synthetase, with the protein MKKWRVTTVALVAIILAVVWVMVEKSDTYSEPQKALFAIDNELLLIPAYQMNDKALFFFIKDEDSLGAVYVRKGLFGWKAGMLTWSAIDNERNYDSDHLNGTKGHGGSLLYGLIKNGDDRIVQVNEEQAKMLNLATVGQKNIEKYRLEELFVWYFEGDESITESEIKLLDKDTGEELDPANF; encoded by the coding sequence GTGAAAAAGTGGAGAGTAACGACGGTAGCACTGGTAGCAATTATCTTGGCTGTTGTATGGGTGATGGTAGAGAAATCTGATACATATTCAGAACCCCAAAAAGCACTTTTTGCAATTGATAATGAATTGTTATTAATACCCGCATATCAGATGAATGACAAAGCCCTCTTCTTTTTTATAAAGGACGAGGATAGTTTAGGAGCTGTTTATGTTCGAAAAGGACTTTTTGGTTGGAAAGCAGGTATGTTGACTTGGAGTGCGATTGATAATGAAAGAAATTATGATAGTGATCATCTTAATGGGACAAAAGGGCACGGTGGGAGTTTACTTTATGGTTTGATTAAGAACGGGGATGACCGAATTGTCCAGGTCAACGAAGAACAGGCTAAAATGCTCAATCTGGCGACAGTGGGTCAAAAAAATATAGAAAAATATCGGTTAGAAGAATTATTTGTCTGGTATTTTGAAGGTGATGAATCAATTACTGAAAGTGAGATTAAATTATTGGATAAGGATACAGGTGAAGAATTAGATCCGGCAAATTTTTAA